The Malus sylvestris chromosome 12, drMalSylv7.2, whole genome shotgun sequence genome contains a region encoding:
- the LOC126593649 gene encoding trihelix transcription factor GTL2-like, whose protein sequence is MFDGVPAEQLHQFIASSRTSLPLPHPLPLPHPLPLPLSSFPPPPSNNSINTFPVPAATPFDPYNNNNPSHLHHHQLLQIQPHQLHQNNQLLQLHRQSAAIPKNLEEKEERSSTVSISINNNLEIERERSSSIPASSDVSIISDSWSNDELLALLRIRSNMEIWFPEFTWEHISRNLAELGFKRSAEKCKEKFEEESRYFNNINFTKNYSFLSDLEQLCQGGGDAHQQNADDHQEAPGDKNNEKEKVEKPSDDGDHQDSTRNETIVGNSIGVITTEPLNPEEHNEKEVVVETRSKNNTKKRKRQREFEMLKGFCEDIVNRMMARQEEMHDKLLEEMMKRNEEKLAREEAWKKQETDRMNKELEIMAREQAVAGDRQATINKFLKKFTSSSSNSSTSTSSSPIQAQNPNRPTCHDVSGRKELDHHQEKENNPTTPSSLTESTLAPQSPSSSTLAPTPIAVPTMTILSRATAAAAVVVAPPENPSSDDVIINSQNPSSISHDKQDLGKRWPRDEVLALINLRCSLFNNGGGGDQDKDGGVVMKAPLWERISQGMLEMGYTRSAKRCKEKWENINKYFRKTKDVNKKRSLDSRTCPYFHQLSSLYNQGILVPPSDQAPEDRPASPENHSLGDDDSTKHGEGEKNNNTVQQAPPPAFDSEF, encoded by the exons atgtttgatggagTCCCAGCTGAGCAGTTGCACCAATTCATAGCATCCTCAAGAACTTCCCTCCCTCTTCctcaccctctccctcttcctcaccctctccctctccctctctcctccttcCCTCCTCCACCATCAAACAATAGTATTAATACCTTCCCTGTCCCTGCTGCTACTCCCTTTGACCCCTACAACAATAACAACCCttctcatcttcatcatcatcaacttCTGCAAATTCAACCCCATCAGCTTCATCAGAATAATCAGCTTCTGCAACTGCACCGCCAATCCGCCGCCATCCCCAAAAATCTCGAGGAGAAAGAGGAACGCTCTAGTACTGTTTCAATCTCCATAAACAATAATTTGGAGATCGAAAGAGAGAGATCTTCATCGATACCGGCATCATCAGATGTATCAATCATTAGTGATTCTTGGAGTAATGATGAATTGCTTGCACTTCTCAGGATCAGATCTAACATGGAGATTTGGTTCCCTGAGTTCACTTGGGAACATATCTCAAG GAATCTAGCTGAGCTTGGTTTCAAAAGGAGTGCAGAGAAATGCAAAGAGAAGTTTGAAGAAGAAAGCAGATACTTCAACAACATTAACTTCACCAAAAACTACAGTTTTCTCAGTGACCTCGAACAACTCTGTCAAGGTGGTGGTGATGCTCATCAGCAAAACGCTGATGATCATCAGGAAGCTCCCGGGGATAAAAATAATGAGAAAGAAAAGGTTGAAAAGCCCAGTGATGATGGAGATCATCAAGACTCAACGAGAAATGAAACAATTGTTGGGAACAGTATTGGTGTGATTACCACCGAGCCGCTGAACCCTGAGGAGCACAATGAGAAAGAGGTAGTAGTGGAAACTAGATCAAAGAACAATACTAAGAAGAGGAAAAGGCAAAGGGAATTTGAAATGCTCAAGGGTTTCTGTGAGGACATTGTGAACAGGATGATGGCTCGGCAGGAAGAGATGCACGACAAGCTTCTTGAAGAAATGATGAAGAGAAACGAGGAGAAGCTTGCGAGGGAAGAAGCATGGAAGAAGCAAGAGACGGATAGGATGAACAAGGAGCTCGAGATTATGGCGAGAGAACAAGCCGTTGCTGGTGATCGACAAGCTACAATCAacaaattcttgaagaagttcACATCGTCGTCCAGCAATTCTAGTACTTCCACTTCGTCTTCTCCGATTCAAGCACAAAACCCTAATCGTCCTACGTGTCACGATGTTAGTGGCCGAAAAGAACTTGATCATcatcaagaaaaagaaaataacccAACAACGCCTAGTTCATTAACTGAAAGTACTCTTGCACCCCAAAGTCCTAGCTCAAGTACTCTTGCCCCGACTCCCATTGCCGTTCCAACCATGACGATTTTATCTAGAGctactgctgctgctgctgttgtcGTCGCACCTCCTGAAAACCCTAGTTCTGATGATGTCATCATCAACTCTCAAAACCCTAGTTCCATTAGTCATGACAAACAAGACCTCGGAAAGAGGTGGCCGAGAGATGAAGTGCTGGCTCTGATAAACTTAAGGTGCAGCCTCTTCAACAATGGCGGTGGCGGCGATCAGGACAAGGACGGAGGAGTCGTGATGAAAGCTCCTCTTTGGGAGAGAATCTCACAAGGGATGTTAGAGATGGGTTACACGAGGAGTGCCAAGAGGTGCAAAGAGAAATGGGAGAACATTAACAAGTActttagaaaaacaaaagatgttAACAAGAAGAGGTCACTTGACTCTAGGACTTGTCCTTATTTTCATCAACTAAGCTCTTTGTACAATCAAGGGATACTTGTACCGCCTTCTGATCAAGCACCAGAAGACCGCCCCGCTTCGCCGGAAAACCATTCTCTAGGTGATGATGATTCAACTAAGCATGGTGAAGGTGAGAAAAACAACAATACGGTACAGCAAGCACCGCCACCAGCTTTTGATTCTGAattctaa